A genomic window from Microvirga sp. TS319 includes:
- a CDS encoding D-TA family PLP-dependent enzyme encodes MTKIHELDTPVVLIDLDRVEANLKRAQDYADAHGMKLRPHIKTHKLPQFARRQMELGAIGITCQKIGEAEVMVEAGISDILLPYNILGEPKLKRLLALARRASLKVTADSATTIDGYSRTFAGSGLTLPVLVECDTGGGRVGVQTPEAAVALARHIAASEGLRFAGLMTYPAKGMVAEANAWLERAVALLDEAGLKPEIVSTGGTPDLWRSKDNRAATEYRPGTYIYLDRFEVKEGVGGFEDCALTVLATVVSRPTDDRAVLDTGSKSLTSDTLGLQGFGRIAEYPDAVIVSLSEEHGVVDLSRSATKPEVGEMVRIVPNHVCPVTNLFDEVTFVRGDDVIETVPVAARGKVA; translated from the coding sequence ATGACCAAGATTCATGAACTGGATACCCCCGTCGTGCTGATCGACCTCGACCGCGTCGAGGCCAATCTCAAGCGTGCCCAGGACTATGCCGACGCCCACGGCATGAAGCTGCGTCCACACATCAAGACCCACAAGCTGCCTCAGTTCGCCAGACGGCAGATGGAGCTCGGCGCCATCGGCATCACCTGCCAGAAGATCGGCGAGGCCGAAGTGATGGTCGAGGCCGGGATCAGCGACATTCTTCTGCCCTACAATATTCTCGGCGAGCCGAAGCTGAAGCGGCTTCTCGCCCTCGCGCGGCGCGCATCGCTCAAAGTCACCGCGGACAGCGCCACCACCATCGACGGCTATTCCCGAACCTTTGCCGGCTCGGGCCTGACCCTTCCGGTTCTCGTGGAATGCGATACGGGCGGGGGACGCGTGGGCGTCCAGACGCCCGAAGCGGCGGTCGCGCTCGCCAGGCACATCGCCGCCTCGGAGGGCCTGCGCTTCGCCGGTCTGATGACCTATCCGGCCAAGGGCATGGTCGCCGAGGCCAATGCCTGGCTCGAGCGCGCCGTAGCCCTGCTCGATGAGGCGGGCCTCAAGCCCGAGATCGTCTCCACGGGAGGCACGCCCGATCTCTGGCGCAGCAAGGACAACCGCGCCGCCACGGAATATCGTCCCGGCACCTATATCTATCTCGACCGGTTCGAGGTGAAGGAAGGCGTCGGAGGCTTCGAGGATTGCGCCCTCACGGTTCTGGCGACCGTCGTCTCGCGCCCGACCGACGACCGTGCGGTCCTCGACACCGGGTCGAAATCGCTGACCAGCGACACCCTGGGCCTTCAAGGTTTCGGCCGGATCGCCGAGTACCCGGACGCGGTCATCGTCTCGTTGAGCGAGGAGCACGGCGTCGTGGATCTCAGCCGTTCGGCCACCAAGCCCGAGGTCGGCGAAATGGTCCGCATCGTGCCGAACCATGTCTGCCCCGTGACGAACCTGTTCGACGAGGTGACGTTCGTGCGTGGAGACGACGTGATCGAGACGGTTCCGGTTGCCGCGCGCGGCAAGGTGGCCTGA